In Magnetococcales bacterium, the following proteins share a genomic window:
- the pgi gene encoding glucose-6-phosphate isomerase, translating into MEQTGKPLQKTAEWIALENHYDKIRDIHLRDLFDKDPERFSRFSRSFPGFLVDFSKNRLNNKTLSLLLDLAKRAGVEKARDLMFQGAAINWTEKRPALHPALRNRSDSPMGPKDQDVMPEVTATLDRMKAFAEGVRTGKLKGSSGKRFRTVVNIGIGGSHLGPEMITRALHSYGQPKRGKGIAVRFLANIDPTAFKETVEELNPQETLFIVSSKSFTTTETLTNARSAWEWAEKSLGEKTGHHFAGVTAQVERAREWGIDPERVFPLWEWVGGRYSWASAIGLCVACRIGFDHFEELLQGAHEMDRHFQEAPLEENIPVLMAMIGIWYRNFFNTQTQAILPYSHALGAFPAFVQQLDMESNGKSIDLNGERVRYQTGPVVWGESGTLNQHSFFQLLHQGKFLVPADFIGFVEPLEEASESHGELMAHFFAQSQALMLGRNPKEVKKDLLAREMSPKEIAPLLPHRTFRGNRPSTTLLIDQLTPRNLGALIALYEMKVFVQGIIWRINSFDQWGVELGKQLAEKILNEGSLVANNGGADLSHHDPSTRGLLQHFAQHLE; encoded by the coding sequence ATGGAGCAAACCGGCAAACCGCTGCAAAAAACCGCAGAGTGGATCGCCCTTGAAAACCATTACGATAAAATCCGGGATATCCATCTGCGGGATCTCTTTGACAAGGATCCGGAACGGTTCAGCCGTTTTTCCCGTTCCTTCCCCGGATTTTTGGTGGATTTTTCCAAAAACCGCCTGAACAACAAAACCCTCTCCCTGCTGCTGGATCTGGCCAAGCGCGCCGGGGTGGAAAAAGCCCGGGACCTGATGTTCCAGGGGGCGGCCATCAACTGGACTGAAAAACGCCCGGCACTCCATCCGGCCCTACGCAATCGCTCTGATTCGCCCATGGGTCCGAAGGATCAGGATGTGATGCCGGAAGTGACGGCCACCCTGGACCGGATGAAAGCTTTTGCTGAAGGTGTGCGCACCGGCAAGCTCAAGGGGAGCAGCGGCAAGCGTTTTCGCACGGTGGTCAATATCGGCATCGGTGGCTCCCATCTGGGTCCGGAGATGATCACCCGGGCGCTCCATTCCTATGGCCAACCCAAGCGGGGCAAAGGAATAGCAGTGCGCTTTTTGGCCAACATCGATCCCACCGCCTTCAAAGAAACCGTTGAGGAACTCAATCCCCAGGAGACCCTTTTCATCGTCTCCTCCAAATCCTTCACCACCACCGAAACCCTGACCAATGCCCGCTCTGCCTGGGAGTGGGCGGAAAAGAGCCTGGGGGAAAAGACCGGTCACCATTTTGCCGGAGTAACCGCCCAAGTGGAACGCGCCCGGGAGTGGGGTATCGATCCGGAGCGGGTTTTCCCCCTCTGGGAATGGGTTGGAGGGCGCTACTCCTGGGCCTCGGCCATCGGTCTGTGTGTCGCCTGCCGCATCGGTTTTGACCATTTCGAAGAGCTGCTGCAAGGGGCCCACGAGATGGACCGCCACTTCCAGGAGGCCCCCCTGGAAGAAAATATTCCGGTGCTCATGGCCATGATCGGTATCTGGTACCGCAATTTTTTCAACACCCAGACCCAGGCCATCCTCCCCTACAGCCACGCCCTGGGTGCCTTTCCGGCCTTTGTGCAGCAGCTGGATATGGAATCCAACGGCAAGTCCATTGACCTCAACGGCGAGCGGGTCCGCTATCAGACCGGTCCCGTCGTCTGGGGGGAGAGCGGCACCTTGAATCAGCACTCCTTTTTTCAGCTGCTCCACCAGGGCAAATTCCTGGTGCCAGCTGACTTTATCGGCTTTGTGGAGCCTCTGGAGGAAGCTTCGGAGTCACATGGGGAGCTGATGGCCCACTTTTTTGCCCAGAGTCAGGCCTTGATGCTGGGTCGCAATCCCAAGGAGGTCAAAAAGGATCTCCTGGCCCGGGAGATGTCCCCCAAGGAGATCGCTCCCCTCCTCCCCCATCGCACCTTCCGAGGCAATCGGCCCTCCACCACCCTGCTCATCGACCAGCTCACCCCGCGCAATCTGGGGGCTCTGATCGCCCTTTATGAGATGAAGGTGTTTGTTCAGGGAATCATCTGGCGGATCAACAGCTTTGATCAGTGGGGGGTTGAACTAGGCAAGCAGCTGGCTGAAAAAATTCTCAATGAGGGGAGCTTGGTAGCGAACAACGGCGGGGCCGATCTCTCCCATCACGACCCCTCGACCCGGGGATTGCTGCAACATTTTGCCCAGCACCTGGAATAG